A genomic window from Deltaproteobacteria bacterium includes:
- a CDS encoding peptidoglycan-binding protein yields the protein MMLTENENQTENENQVEATETTDETATSDSTAIVLRGNTLPASDEQLKTQNALEAVAKGDEHVNAFTAIALMLGNMRKDLEGVKRAGQLPRWMRVVRVREFKGDDATNMITNYGVIPITGGFIQVIGFLAELTLKAQELLTQADGGKALLEVGAGMIKTAASDPFFNAVTETVGIENPGANPLKTIGPVVDKAMNIIDKIPDPEDVNIIAKELYLLLAVEQLELPFDAQGNVDTSKLPAAETLHVDLNRTGKVRLMGWGLDQGIPFGGLSGSIKVNRLGSRRIWEAANAADLPEKSLLEWPHQDNKIPIYEFNYGEDSAAEIAEPQKNDIEEANALLTKLEYPRDIGFDESVFNSAFAQRLRKFQKMNALVVNGRLDNSTINRLMNLDFEKKMLKRAKKYDALMLEAFDDSKNEMPEAPQPEKTSAAKTTKKK from the coding sequence ATGATGCTAACTGAAAATGAAAATCAAACAGAAAATGAAAATCAAGTGGAAGCAACCGAGACAACGGACGAGACAGCAACATCGGACAGCACTGCAATCGTTCTGCGAGGCAACACCCTGCCGGCAAGCGATGAACAACTGAAAACACAAAATGCGCTGGAAGCCGTAGCAAAAGGAGATGAGCATGTTAATGCCTTTACAGCCATCGCTTTGATGCTCGGCAATATGCGAAAAGATCTGGAGGGTGTTAAGCGTGCAGGACAACTGCCACGCTGGATGCGTGTGGTCCGGGTGCGCGAATTCAAGGGGGACGACGCCACCAACATGATCACAAATTACGGCGTGATTCCCATTACCGGTGGTTTTATCCAGGTCATTGGATTTCTGGCCGAGTTGACGCTAAAAGCCCAGGAATTGCTGACTCAGGCCGACGGCGGGAAGGCCCTCTTAGAAGTTGGTGCCGGTATGATTAAAACCGCTGCCAGCGATCCTTTCTTTAATGCCGTAACAGAAACGGTGGGAATCGAAAATCCGGGCGCAAATCCCCTCAAAACGATTGGTCCCGTAGTGGACAAGGCAATGAATATTATTGACAAGATTCCTGATCCGGAAGATGTGAATATCATTGCAAAAGAACTGTATCTCTTACTGGCAGTGGAGCAACTTGAATTGCCATTTGATGCTCAGGGAAATGTGGATACGAGCAAACTGCCTGCTGCAGAGACGCTGCATGTCGATTTAAACAGGACAGGAAAGGTCCGGTTGATGGGCTGGGGACTTGATCAGGGCATACCCTTTGGCGGCCTTTCGGGCAGCATAAAAGTTAACCGCCTCGGCAGCCGGCGTATCTGGGAAGCGGCCAACGCGGCGGACCTTCCCGAAAAGAGCTTGCTTGAATGGCCCCACCAGGATAATAAAATTCCAATCTATGAATTTAACTACGGTGAAGATTCTGCTGCAGAAATAGCTGAACCTCAAAAAAATGACATTGAGGAAGCCAACGCTCTTCTCACAAAACTGGAATATCCCAGAGATATCGGTTTTGATGAATCTGTTTTTAACAGCGCCTTTGCCCAACGCCTTCGTAAATTTCAGAAAATGAACGCCCTTGTTGTTAATGGCCGCCTTGATAATTCCACCATTAATCGACTGATGAACCTGGATTTTGAAAAGAAGATGTTAAAGAGAGCCAAAAAATATGATGCATTAATGCTGGAAGCCTTTGATGACAGTAAAAATGAAATGCCTGAAGCGCCGCAGCCGGAGAAGACTTCCGCAGCGAAAACAACGAAGAAAAAAT